TGGTCCGAGAGCTTCGGATCGTCGACGAGCACGGAAACAGAGTCGGCGGCTTCGACGCCTCTATCTTTCACCGCCTGGCCGACGGCCGCTTCACCAGCGTCGCCCGCGGCGATCTCGCGAAGGCGATTTACAGCACTATCGAGGGTCGTGTGGAGACCATGTTCTCCAACAGCATCGCGGCCCTGGAAGAGAGCGATGATTACATCCGAGTTTCCTTCGAACGCGGCTCGCCGCGCGACTTCGACCTGGTGGTCGGCGCGGATGGGCTGCATTCGACTGTAAGGGAGTTGGCCTTCGGACCCGAAAGCCGATTCGAGCGGCGGCTTGGCTACGGCGTGGCGGCCGTGGAGGTCGAGGGATATCAGCCTCGCGACGAACTCGTGTATGTCGCGTATGCCATGCCGGGCCGGCAGGTCGCTCGGTTCGCTCTTCGCGACGATCGGACGTTGTTTCTCTTCATCTTCGTCGACGAGGAGGTTGAGGGGGCCAAGCCTCACGATGTTGCGGGGCGGAAGAGGCTCCTGCATCGGGTTTTCGGCGACGGCGGTTGGGAATGTTCCCGGATCCTGGAGGCCGTCGATCAGGTCCACGACGTGTACTTTGACAACGTCAGCCAGATCCGGATGGACGCCTGGTCGAAAGGACGGGTCGTCCTGGTCGGAGACGCCGCCGCGTGCGCATCGCTCCTCGCCGGCGAAGGGGCCGGGCTGGGTTTGACCGAGGCCTATGTCCTGGCCGGCGAACTGTTCCGGGCGCCCGGCGACCACCCGGAGGCCTTCCGACGCTACGAGGAGCGGTTGCGAGGGTTTGTGGAAGGGAAGCAGAAATCGGCGAAGGGATTCGCCTCGACGTTCGCCCCCAAAACGCGGTTCGGAATCTGGTTCCGCAACCTGGCCACACGCTTGATGGCGGCGGATCCGGTAGCTCGCGTTCTATCCGGCGGCATGGTTCGGGACGATTTCGAGCTTCCGGACTATGGGATGTAGGCGGGGCTGCGTCCTCTCATGAGCCGCCCCAGGAGATGAAAAAACGGCTCGTATGGCCTATGTTGCGCTGGGGAAGCCCGAATAATTCGTGAGAAGGGCTCCGTCGTTACTCGGTGGTTTGCTTCGGCGGCCGCCAGATCGACGGCGGGACGCGACCTCTACCGAACATGGTCGAGTCGCCTCTGACAGGGCGAACGTCGGCCTGGGAGAAGGCACATGAACCGGCGATTGGTTTTCGCGATCGGACTGGGACTGACGGCGGCGATGACGGCGGCTTCGCCGGCTCGGGCGCAATGGGGATATCCGCGGGGTTACGGCGGCTATGGGATGAGCAAGTGGGGGGCCGACCCGGGCGCCGGCTACATGGCCGGCCTGGGGGCGTTCGCTCGCGGGCAAGGCGTCTACCAGTTGGAGAAGGCCAAGGCCGACGCCATCAACGTGGTGACGATGGAGAAATGGAACAAGGCCCTTCGCGCCCGCCAGATCCAGCTCGCGAAGGACGACGAGTTCCGATTCGCCAAGCGCGAGGCCGAGCGACAGGATCGAGTCGCCCGGATGGACGTCCAGGACGGAACGTCGCTGAACGCTCTCCTCCTGGACATCCTCGATTCGGACCCCACGGTCGCTCGCACAGGCAAGACGGCGACGCCTCTGAGCGCGGCGGCGATCCGCGAGATCCCCTTCGAGTGGAACAGCGAGGCGATCACCCTCTGCCTCGACCAGATGACCGGCGACGGAGCGATGCCGTCGCTGCTGGCGACGCCTCGCTACGAGGCCGAACGCGCCGCCCTCCGCGCGGCGGTCGTCCCCGCGCTGGAAGAGGATCGAAAGGGCTCCGTGAAGCCGGCGACCCTGGACAGCGTCCGCAGCGCCGTGGCGAGGTTCCGCGCGGCCTTCCTGAAGCAGTCCAGCGAGCTTGAATCGGGCTACAGCGACGCCAAGGACTACCTGACGACCCTCGACAGCCT
The nucleotide sequence above comes from Paludisphaera rhizosphaerae. Encoded proteins:
- a CDS encoding FAD-binding domain, which produces MKVAINGAGVAGPALAYWLHRGGHEVVLIEKAPEFRTGGYIIDFWGVGYTVAERMGILPAVKQAGYLVRELRIVDEHGNRVGGFDASIFHRLADGRFTSVARGDLAKAIYSTIEGRVETMFSNSIAALEESDDYIRVSFERGSPRDFDLVVGADGLHSTVRELAFGPESRFERRLGYGVAAVEVEGYQPRDELVYVAYAMPGRQVARFALRDDRTLFLFIFVDEEVEGAKPHDVAGRKRLLHRVFGDGGWECSRILEAVDQVHDVYFDNVSQIRMDAWSKGRVVLVGDAAACASLLAGEGAGLGLTEAYVLAGELFRAPGDHPEAFRRYEERLRGFVEGKQKSAKGFASTFAPKTRFGIWFRNLATRLMAADPVARVLSGGMVRDDFELPDYGM